One genomic region from Quercus robur chromosome 4, dhQueRobu3.1, whole genome shotgun sequence encodes:
- the LOC126724542 gene encoding NADPH:quinone oxidoreductase-like, with amino-acid sequence MAKPIIKVAAVCGSLREGSFHRGLVRAAIQLCQESVKEIQIEQVEINQLPLLNTDLEGQGTFPPAVEAFRQKIKEADSILFASPEYNFSIAAPMKNAIDWASRPPNAWANKAAAIVSTGGNGGGERAQYHLRQVGVFIDLHFINTPLFSLNAFEQPAKFDKDGNLISAETKERLKEVLLALHEFTLRIQGK; translated from the exons atggCGAAACCTATAATCAAAGTGGCAGCAGTATGTGGGTCTCTCCGTGAAGGTTCCTTCCACCGAGGCCTCGTTCGAGCTG cAATCCAACTATGCCAAGAGTCAgtcaaagaaattcaaattgaGCAAGTAGAAATCAACCAGCTGCCTTTGCTAAATACTGACCTTGAAGGCCAGGGAACATTTCCACCCGCAGTTGAAGCTTTCCgtcagaaaataaaagaagctGATAGTATTCTATTTGCTTCGCCTGAGTACAACTTTTCCATTGCTG CACCTATGAAAAATGCTATTGACTGGGCATCTAGACCACCAAATGCTTGGGCTAACAAGGCTGCTGCCATTGTAAGTACTGGAGGAAATGGTGGTGGGGAACGAGCACAGTATCATCTTCGCCAAGTTGGAGTTTTTATTGATCTTCATTTCATTAATACGCCATTGTTTTCCTTGAATGCATTCGAGCAACCTGCAAAGTTTGATAAAGATGGCAACTTGATCAGTGCAGAGACCAAAGAGAGGTTGAAGGAAGTTCTTCTGGCCTTGCATGAATTTACTTTGCGTATTCAGGGCAAGTGA
- the LOC126723599 gene encoding uncharacterized protein LOC126723599 isoform X2, with the protein MANRHYHVHHPENTDDEYAERARNNNGKNKKPMTSSSDESESALELNLRASQEGDDHDMDANKFSTTMEVELNPRELAPIINQFRYSLIIYVHGKKIGYHNLYTRLVRVLALYGPYQLVDLGLGFFLLNISEFLDYNMVLHKYPLSIPNYCVTLLPWKPNFRPSETVITQVDVWIQLPELPIEYYGFLLRIAAAIGGNLLKIDPITEGRKMCKFARFCVRVDLTRPLPGHIKIGEIWQRVEYEGLDMVCSLCRHYGHLKHNCLDQLLNSATINASRGQASTSNELVNSAGHRRLADHTSKIVMSKSADSSSSDDNSSWTQARHFKQHQRESSGSQRPHVQNQNMAAGTESNLELIDQSKAKASVIAESSTELMQRKNPLPGEGTSLSPITEGTLIRPPKDKPPHIPKSLMSEKGLPSEFSIAGSSNSLPQDSSQHLCHQPAHTIVKEACHTIPTQPHGNQPQTLSSGTASPRPSPVIKPSIQLYSTGIRMAMVNKEIGSTPITEFSTEIRQTLYSIKSEVASLDIGVSKTATRNQHLINFLPTVSDFTKYPLQNQQEAIYQTCAETVPQTPLQKLLCWKYNGTDNITLIQTMKYLKQHENPSIVLLFGIKSSGNDADQAIEEIGFSGSYLIDPFLFDDGVWLLWKKDVVIEVNSPTSHLIYATVHFLPHPSNRMLCGTGKSSEANAPYAR; encoded by the exons ATGGCAAACAGGCACTACCATGTGCATCACCCTGAGAACACTGATGATGAGTATGCTGAACGAGCTCGGAATAATAATGGAAAGAACAAGAAACCTATGACCTCTTCCTCCGATGAATCAGAGAGTGCACTTGAACTCAACCTCCGTGCAAGCCAGGAAGGTGATGATCATGACATGGATGCAAACAAGTTCTCAACAACTATGGAGGTTGAGCTTAACCCCAGGGAGTTGGCTCCGATCATTAATCAATTCCGGTACTCTCTTATCATCTATGTCCATGGCAAAAAGATAGGTTATCATAATCTCTACACGCGCCTTGTTCGTGTATTGGCTCTTTATGGACCTTACCAGCTGGTTGATCTTGGACTCGGTTTCTTCTTGTTGAATATTTCAGAGTTTTTGGATTATAACATGGTACTTCACAAGTACCCTTTATCAATCCCGAATTACTGTGTCACTTTGTTGCCATGGAAGCCAAACTTTAGGCCTTCAGAGACTGTCATTACCCAAGTAGATGTTTGGATTCAGTTACCAGAACTTCCAATAGAATACTATGGTTTTCTGTTAAGAATTGCAGCAGCTATTGGTGGTAATCTTCTGAAAATTGACCCCATCACTGAAGGAAGAAAGATGTGTAAGTTTGCAAGGTTTTGTGTTAGAGTTGATCTAACACGTCCACTTCCTGGTCATATAAAGATTGGAGAAATATGGCAGCGAGTTGAGTATGAGGGGTTGGATATGGTGTGCTCTCTGTGCAGGCATTATGGGCATTTGAAACATAATTGTCTAGACCAGCTGTTAAATTCTGCTACCATCAATGCTTCTCGAGGTCAAGCCTCTACAAGCAATGAATTGGTGAACTCTGCTGGTCATAGGAGACTTGCAGATCATACATCAAAGATTGTGATGTCCAAGAGTGCGGACAGTTCCTCAAGTGATGATAATAGTTCTTGGACCCAAGCTCGTCATTTCAAGCAGCATCAAAGAGAGAGTTCAGGATCACAGAGACCACACGTTCAAAATCAGAACATGGCCGCTGGAACTGAAAGTAATCTTGAGCTGATTGATCAATCCAAGGCTAAAGCTTCT GTGATTGCTGAATCCAGCACAGAATTGATGCAAAGAAAGAATCCGCTACCTGGAGAAGGCACTTCCTTGTCTCCAATAACTGAGGGAACACTAATCCGGCCTCCTAAGGACAAACCACCACATATTCCAAAGTCATTGATGTCCGAAAAAGGGTTACCATCTGAATTCTCCATTGCAGGTTCGTCAAACTCTTTGCCTCAAGACTCCTCTCAACATCTGTGTCACCAACCTGCACACACGATTGTCAAAGAAGCATGCCACACTATACCAACACAGCCACATGGTAACCAGCCTCAAACCTTGTCCTCAGGGACTGCCTCTCCTCGACCTTCTCCAGTGATAAAGCCAAGCATCCAGTTATACTCTACAGGGATACGTATGGCAATGGTAAACAAAGAGATAGGCAGCACCCCAATAACAGAATTCAGCACTGAAATTCGTCAAACTCTTTACAGCATCAAATCAGAGGTTGCGAGTCTTGACATTGGTGTCTCAAAAACTGCGACGAGAAACCAGCACTTAATAAATTTTCTTCCAACAGTTAGTGATTTCACCAAGTACCCACTTCAGAATCAGCAAGAAGCAATATACCAGACCTGTGCAGAGACGGTGCCACAAACTCCTTTGCAGAAACTACTATGCTGGAAGTATAATGGGACAGACAACATCACACTCATCCAGACAATGAAATATCTAAAGCAGCATGAAAATCCCTCCATTGTACTTCTTTTTGGAATAAAAAGTAGTGGCAATGATGCAGATCAGGCTATAGAGGAAATTGGGTTCTCTGGTTCATACCTCATAGACCCGTTTCTCTTTGATGATGGAGTGTGGCTGTTATGGAAGAAAGATGTGGTAATTGAAGTAAACTCACCCACCTCACACCTGATTTATGCAACAGTACATTTTCTTCCTCATCCAAGCAATAGGATGCTATGTGGTACGGGCAAATCTTCTGAGGCAAATGCCCCATATGCAAGATGA
- the LOC126723599 gene encoding uncharacterized protein LOC126723599 isoform X1 encodes MQPRGKSPMANRHYHVHHPENTDDEYAERARNNNGKNKKPMTSSSDESESALELNLRASQEGDDHDMDANKFSTTMEVELNPRELAPIINQFRYSLIIYVHGKKIGYHNLYTRLVRVLALYGPYQLVDLGLGFFLLNISEFLDYNMVLHKYPLSIPNYCVTLLPWKPNFRPSETVITQVDVWIQLPELPIEYYGFLLRIAAAIGGNLLKIDPITEGRKMCKFARFCVRVDLTRPLPGHIKIGEIWQRVEYEGLDMVCSLCRHYGHLKHNCLDQLLNSATINASRGQASTSNELVNSAGHRRLADHTSKIVMSKSADSSSSDDNSSWTQARHFKQHQRESSGSQRPHVQNQNMAAGTESNLELIDQSKAKASVIAESSTELMQRKNPLPGEGTSLSPITEGTLIRPPKDKPPHIPKSLMSEKGLPSEFSIAGSSNSLPQDSSQHLCHQPAHTIVKEACHTIPTQPHGNQPQTLSSGTASPRPSPVIKPSIQLYSTGIRMAMVNKEIGSTPITEFSTEIRQTLYSIKSEVASLDIGVSKTATRNQHLINFLPTVSDFTKYPLQNQQEAIYQTCAETVPQTPLQKLLCWKYNGTDNITLIQTMKYLKQHENPSIVLLFGIKSSGNDADQAIEEIGFSGSYLIDPFLFDDGVWLLWKKDVVIEVNSPTSHLIYATVHFLPHPSNRMLCGTGKSSEANAPYAR; translated from the exons ATGCAACCTCGTG GAAAAAGTCCTATGGCAAACAGGCACTACCATGTGCATCACCCTGAGAACACTGATGATGAGTATGCTGAACGAGCTCGGAATAATAATGGAAAGAACAAGAAACCTATGACCTCTTCCTCCGATGAATCAGAGAGTGCACTTGAACTCAACCTCCGTGCAAGCCAGGAAGGTGATGATCATGACATGGATGCAAACAAGTTCTCAACAACTATGGAGGTTGAGCTTAACCCCAGGGAGTTGGCTCCGATCATTAATCAATTCCGGTACTCTCTTATCATCTATGTCCATGGCAAAAAGATAGGTTATCATAATCTCTACACGCGCCTTGTTCGTGTATTGGCTCTTTATGGACCTTACCAGCTGGTTGATCTTGGACTCGGTTTCTTCTTGTTGAATATTTCAGAGTTTTTGGATTATAACATGGTACTTCACAAGTACCCTTTATCAATCCCGAATTACTGTGTCACTTTGTTGCCATGGAAGCCAAACTTTAGGCCTTCAGAGACTGTCATTACCCAAGTAGATGTTTGGATTCAGTTACCAGAACTTCCAATAGAATACTATGGTTTTCTGTTAAGAATTGCAGCAGCTATTGGTGGTAATCTTCTGAAAATTGACCCCATCACTGAAGGAAGAAAGATGTGTAAGTTTGCAAGGTTTTGTGTTAGAGTTGATCTAACACGTCCACTTCCTGGTCATATAAAGATTGGAGAAATATGGCAGCGAGTTGAGTATGAGGGGTTGGATATGGTGTGCTCTCTGTGCAGGCATTATGGGCATTTGAAACATAATTGTCTAGACCAGCTGTTAAATTCTGCTACCATCAATGCTTCTCGAGGTCAAGCCTCTACAAGCAATGAATTGGTGAACTCTGCTGGTCATAGGAGACTTGCAGATCATACATCAAAGATTGTGATGTCCAAGAGTGCGGACAGTTCCTCAAGTGATGATAATAGTTCTTGGACCCAAGCTCGTCATTTCAAGCAGCATCAAAGAGAGAGTTCAGGATCACAGAGACCACACGTTCAAAATCAGAACATGGCCGCTGGAACTGAAAGTAATCTTGAGCTGATTGATCAATCCAAGGCTAAAGCTTCT GTGATTGCTGAATCCAGCACAGAATTGATGCAAAGAAAGAATCCGCTACCTGGAGAAGGCACTTCCTTGTCTCCAATAACTGAGGGAACACTAATCCGGCCTCCTAAGGACAAACCACCACATATTCCAAAGTCATTGATGTCCGAAAAAGGGTTACCATCTGAATTCTCCATTGCAGGTTCGTCAAACTCTTTGCCTCAAGACTCCTCTCAACATCTGTGTCACCAACCTGCACACACGATTGTCAAAGAAGCATGCCACACTATACCAACACAGCCACATGGTAACCAGCCTCAAACCTTGTCCTCAGGGACTGCCTCTCCTCGACCTTCTCCAGTGATAAAGCCAAGCATCCAGTTATACTCTACAGGGATACGTATGGCAATGGTAAACAAAGAGATAGGCAGCACCCCAATAACAGAATTCAGCACTGAAATTCGTCAAACTCTTTACAGCATCAAATCAGAGGTTGCGAGTCTTGACATTGGTGTCTCAAAAACTGCGACGAGAAACCAGCACTTAATAAATTTTCTTCCAACAGTTAGTGATTTCACCAAGTACCCACTTCAGAATCAGCAAGAAGCAATATACCAGACCTGTGCAGAGACGGTGCCACAAACTCCTTTGCAGAAACTACTATGCTGGAAGTATAATGGGACAGACAACATCACACTCATCCAGACAATGAAATATCTAAAGCAGCATGAAAATCCCTCCATTGTACTTCTTTTTGGAATAAAAAGTAGTGGCAATGATGCAGATCAGGCTATAGAGGAAATTGGGTTCTCTGGTTCATACCTCATAGACCCGTTTCTCTTTGATGATGGAGTGTGGCTGTTATGGAAGAAAGATGTGGTAATTGAAGTAAACTCACCCACCTCACACCTGATTTATGCAACAGTACATTTTCTTCCTCATCCAAGCAATAGGATGCTATGTGGTACGGGCAAATCTTCTGAGGCAAATGCCCCATATGCAAGATGA